Sequence from the Anaerolineales bacterium genome:
AAACCATGCGGATTTCGATCTGGGAGAGAAGCGCCTCCTCTTCGAGAGATTGCTGGTAGGCCTCGTCGAGCGTTTGCAGGGGGCGCAGGATGAAATATATGACGACACCCAGCACGTTGAGCACCAGCACGACCAAGGCGGCCAGGATGTGTACGATGCGGTCCTGCGTGCGGGAGCGGACATCACGATAGGTCCAAAAAACGAGACTCAGCCACAGCGCGGCGAGAAATGCGCCGAAGAAGGCCGTTAGCGTGGTAAATATGTTCCCGAGTGACCCCAAATTCAACGCATCCGACATGTTGCGCTCCTTCGGGTGCGGATTATAGCACAGGGCATGAATTTCGCATCCCATCCAGGTAGAATAGTCCCCGCGTTTCTCAAGTAAATAAGTGGAGACGAAAATGACGTTGACCATGACGAAACAGGAGCGGGAAAGTTTCCTGGCGGTAACTCGTATCGGCGTATTGAGCATTTCGGAACCGGGACGTGGGCCGTTGTCAGTGCCCATCTGGTACAGCTACACGGCGGGCGGGGACGTGAGTTTTGTGACCCTGGAAAATTCACCTAAGGCACGGCATTTGGACATCGGCACGAGAATCAGTTTGTGTGTACATCAAGACGCGCTGCCTTACCGTTACGTAAGCGTTGAGGGCGGCGTGACGGCCATCGAGCCGGCTGATCTTGAAAAGGACATCCGCTCGGTCAGCCAGCGCTATCTTGGAAGGGAGAGTGGAAATCAACACGCAGAACGCATGAAAGAAGAATCTCGTGCGGATGCACCCTGAGCGCTGGTATTCCGTAGATTTCTCCAAGTTGAATTGAGATTTCGCATTTCCTATTCTGAGGTGAGTGTGATGCAAT
This genomic interval carries:
- a CDS encoding pyridoxamine 5'-phosphate oxidase family protein encodes the protein MTLTMTKQERESFLAVTRIGVLSISEPGRGPLSVPIWYSYTAGGDVSFVTLENSPKARHLDIGTRISLCVHQDALPYRYVSVEGGVTAIEPADLEKDIRSVSQRYLGRESGNQHAERMKEESRADAP
- a CDS encoding zinc ribbon domain-containing protein gives rise to the protein MSDALNLGSLGNIFTTLTAFFGAFLAALWLSLVFWTYRDVRSRTQDRIVHILAALVVLVLNVLGVVIYFILRPLQTLDEAYQQSLEEEALLSQIEIRMVCPGCGANADVNWQICPHCHTRLRKPCARCGKLMELPWQICPYCSAPAAGSSEEPSAAVYSEPILD